The genomic interval TTTCACTATCAAAAAGGGCAAAAGCATCTATTATTCCTGCTGTTAAGAGTTGGGATATTAAGATTATTGATATACCAAAGGTTGGTCCTAAGGTTCCTACAGCAGCCATAACAGTATAGGTTATAACAACACCAATTGCTCCTCCTAGTAGATATATTTTGTTTACAGAACGAAGTTCAGAGTAATTACCATTTCTTAGCATAAGCATAATAAGCAGTGCTAAAACAAAAGCAGAACCTTGAACTATGGTATTTGTTTCCCAAACACCTATCTTTTCTGAAACTCTTGTGTTAAAAACTCCTTGGATACTCATTGCTGCTCCAGAAATAATTGCTAAAATAATACCAAGCATAATAAATCACCTCAAGCTTAGTATTTCCACAAATAAAAAAATAACTCTCTAAATTTTAGAGAGCTATCTTACAACAATCATTTTTGAAAAAAATTTCTTCTATTTGATTTATTGAAAAACCTAAGCTTAT from Clostridium perfringens carries:
- a CDS encoding DMT family transporter — encoded protein: MLGIILAIISGAAMSIQGVFNTRVSEKIGVWETNTIVQGSAFVLALLIMLMLRNGNYSELRSVNKIYLLGGAIGVVITYTVMAAVGTLGPTFGISIILISQLLTAGIIDAFALFDSEKIRFAAHNYLGIILMIVGIIIFKWKS